A single region of the Vicia villosa cultivar HV-30 ecotype Madison, WI linkage group LG4, Vvil1.0, whole genome shotgun sequence genome encodes:
- the LOC131597843 gene encoding uncharacterized protein LOC131597843: MKEEEEGITAEADEICEEEVFHRTLVGRLWTNNSFNARAFTNTMIGAWRLQSPVETHELSKNLFLFRFSIKRDMENVLRQGPWSFDRNLLVLDRVSGDEQPSALNLHYGTFWVRIYDLPLKLRTEAMARKLGGILGSFEEMDHREAHKNGRFLRIKATIDLKQPLKRGTVVRFKEKNLRVHFKYERLPTFCFICGRLGHQLKDCEAAEDLSKKDSKIWMSRSCRTERGFVPRPYQSCRRTRCSTKEKEKEIEGGEGEVEQTKQKGGAAPTERNKHPATHAETTNNLEIEAMAESLGAVELSIATKQIAPIQKIVAKKGRKWTRKTNTKKSAGEIGKKLELELGKRNLVDVMIIDGTMGEGGSGEKKQKADEKEKAEGTSKPEVVLEIQHRLQQ, translated from the exons ATGAAGGAGGAGGAAGAGGGGATTACGGCAGAGGCAGACGAGATTTGCGAGGAAGAGGTTTTCCACAGGACTCTGGTGGGTAGACTATGGACAAACAATAGCTTCAATGCTCGGGCTTTTACTAATACGATGATAGGCGCGTGGAGATTGCAGAGCCCGGTGGAAACCCACGAGTTAAGTAAAAATCTGTTCTTATTTAGGTTCAGTATAAAGAGGGATATGGAGAATGTGCTGCGACAGGGGCCGTGGAGTTTCGACAGAAACTTATTGGTGCTTGACAGAGTATCAGGAGATGAACAACCATCGGCTCTTAACCTTCATTATGGAACTTTCTGGGTGAGAATCTACGATTTACCCCTTAAGCTCAGAACAGAGGCCATGGCGAGGAAATTGGGGGGAATCCTGGGATCGTTTGAGGAAATGGACCATAGAGAAGCCCATAAAAATGGAAGATTTCTCCGAATTAAAGCAACAATAGATCTGAAGCAACCGCTCAAGAGGGGTACGGTGGTGCGATTCAAGGAAAAAAACCTCAGAGTCCACTTCAAATACGAGAGACTACCTACCTTCTGCTTCATATGTGGAAGACTAGGGCACCAACTCAAAGACTGTGAAGCGGCGGAGGATCTGAGTAAGAAGGATTCGAAGATCTGGATGAGCAGGAGCTGTCGTACGGAGCGTGGCTTCGTTCCTCGCCCCTACCAAAGCTGCCGGAGGACCAG GTGCAGCAcgaaggaaaaagagaaggaaATCGAGGGTGGTGAAGGGGAAGTAGAACAAACAAAACAGAAAGGAGGAGCTGCCCCAACTGAAAGAAACAAACATCCAGCTACCCATGCCGAAACAACTAATAATTTGGAGATTGAAGCCATGGCAGAGTCTCTTGGAGCGGTGGAGCTGTCTATAGCCACAAAACAAATAGCCCCTATACAAAAGATAGTAGCAAAGAAAGGTAGGAAATGGACAAggaaaacaaatacaaaaaagtCAGCTGGTGAAATCGGCAAGAAACTTGAATTGGAGCTTGGAAAAAGAAACTTGGTGGACGTCATGATCATTGATGGCACAATGGGTGAAGGAGGGAGTGGAGAAAAGAAACAGAAGGCGGATGAAAAGGAGAAGGCAGAGGGCACATCAAAaccagaggtggtgttggaaATCCAACACCGTCTACAACAATGA